The stretch of DNA GGAgtaatgttttctcttttgagaAACTTCACTGTGTGGCTGTTGGTGGTGTTGGTTGGGAATTTAACACTCAGGTTATGACAACTGGTGCTTAGCACTTTCTCTCTCCACGGATTTCTAGAGCACCTGTCACTGGGTTTTGTCTGCAGCACATCAGACAAAGACACAAAGCTGCCACTGGTGATAGCTGCCCTCAAGGAGTGTGATACTAAGCAGTTAAGCTAGGCCTCACGCTGCTCCTCAGGCAGTATCAATACTTGGGCTAGGATCATGGAACAACTTGAGTTCTGGTACTGGGTGAATCCCTTTCTGCCCTACCAGTCTGGTGAAAACTGTTCCTCAAGTAGCTTCTGGTCCTGTTCCTGCTTTGCTAACCATCTGCAGGGTGGCTACTGCCCCTTGCCCAGGGTGTATCAGCTGGCACATGGACCTCAACTGAAGCAGGGTGAGGAGGAACTGCCACAGTAAATAGCCCTCTCACACAAATTTGCATAGGTCTCATGCTAAAAGCAGGTAGGACAAGGTGTAAGGTTCTCAGCTGAAAAAGGACAGATTCAGACTAGATGTAAGGAAGATTTTTACGATGAGGGTGgtaaaacactggcacaggctgcccaaagAGGTGATggatgccccacccctggaaacattcaaggtcagtttggctggggctttgagcagtctaatctagttgaagatgtccttGCTTATTGCAGGGGTTTTGGATGAGATGGCctttcaaggtcccttccaactgcaACTGTTCTATGAGGTGCTGTATTTTAGGTGGTGCTTTAGAGACAAGTCCTGACAAGTCACTTAAAGTCTAGAATAAtgaggttgaaaaagaccttcaAAGTCTTGCGCAGCTTCTCAATTCCCCTTTCTGGGCAGGATGTTGGCAGTAACTGTCCTGTTCAGATTTTGGTTGGACATGTTCTAACATGCcctgcagtgattttttttttgggcagGGTGCAGCTGCACTTTACCTAAACTACAGATACAAACCCCTGTTTGCCACAATTTCTTGTAAGCAACCTGGGTACACTTAAAGAAATCATGCTTAGACCTGTCATGAATACACTCAGGGGTGGGAAGGAGGTTGCTAATGGATATTGGCAAAATGCTGTCACCTGTACTGGACCTGGTCTGACTACAGCCTGTGAACTAAATTCTGCTCTTTGTGTTGGCAGGGTTGGCTCCAACAAATGAAGAGGTTATCCGGATCATTGCTGCTCAGCTTGCTGAGATTGGAGACCAGTTTGATAAAGAAATCCAAGAAAGAGTAGTCAATGGCCTAGTGCAGCACTTTTTGAATGAGAATCTGTCTAATGAGGTGAGTGAAAAGCAGCCTGATAAGCAGTTCTCCTTTTAAATATTCTGCATCCTTCCTGCTGTGACTTTGCAGGCATCTGAAAATTAATCCCAAACATTTCCCTTTAAAGATTTGTTAGAGGTGATTCTGTGGCAGAAGTTAATATGTTAATTGGGTTCCTTGGGCTCATCTCCCTTCTACAGATGGTGAAATGGTGGTTGTGGAAAAGGACTGACTTTGAGGCATTTTGTCCTTCTTTTGATGGCCCCATGGCTTGTCTTGGAAAATTAATGGTCTGGCTAAGGCTTAGTTTTAGTATTTAAGATCTTTGCACTTTGGTGCCGAGTCCTGTATATTTTCTTGCCATCATAAGGGTAAAAATTGAGCAGGTTAGTGACAGGAGCTTAACTTGTGCTTGTTACTGAGCACTGAAGAGACAGCAAGCCATGAGACCCTTGTCTGATGCTGTGAGAGTGTTCATAGGCACAGTGTTGGGAGTAGCAGTGGGTTTAGGCCCCTTCCTAGGTGCAGTTGACCCAGCATCTAACATGCCTCGCTGCTATGCAAGGGAAGTAGAGTTTGAGGTCTCTTgtgttaaaaaggaaaaggaaggctATCCAAGGATTAGATCTACATCTGGATCAAGTGCCATAGTTttttagggttgtttttttaTGTAACAGGCTGGTTGCCATcgctgggaggaagaggaacagCATCCTGGAGTGTTGCAACAAGCACATCAGTTAttagcacagccctggcaggctgtgctgagAGCCCTTGCTGCCACAGCTGTTGCACTGAgatcccttttttccttccatacAGGAGATAAGCCGGCACATGTCCAGGGTAGTGAGAGAGCTCATACAAGCCATCCCCTCAGACATGGAGCAGGAGAAGGCCATGTTGGTGCTAGCAATGGTCTTGACTAAGAAAATCGTGAATACAGTGCCCTCCCTTCTACGCCGTGTCTTTGACACCACTGTGAACTACATGAACCGGCAGTTCCACAACTACATTGTTGAAATGGTGAGTGCTGTCAAACAGCTCTGTGGGAGTCACAGCCAGCCTTTTAGCTGCCCTGAGGGGTGGCTTAGCTCTGGACTGCCTATGGCCTGCTGGCTTCTCTGTAGTGCTCTAGAGGTTGGGCCAGAAGGCAATGtcagtccctgcagagctctggaaatGAGTGTGCTTCAGGGGGTCATGTCACATCTGCTTGCCCCCCCTGTCAGAGCAGCCAGTGAACAGAGTGCATTTGTTCTGTCAGGCAGAGAGAACTGTgactgctcctctcctcctgcaatCTCCTCAGCGAGCTCTACAAGTAATATTCTGGTTAATGATTCTTTCATTCCCTCAGGGAAAGAAAGCCTGACCTGAGCTCTACTGGCTGCATTTCCCCAGTGTCTTGACCCTGAGGTCTCTGCTCTTGTCTTCCTCAGCTCCCTAGAGCTTGGGAGAgctggaaggggaaaggaatTGCTCTTGAGAATTAACACTAGCAATGACAAATAGTCAAATCCGTTCTTGTTCTCTGTTGGCACTTGGGCAGAGGTGGGGAGGCTGTGCAGCTCACAGGCAAGCCAGACTAGAGGCCCCAGCTCCAGGAACTAAGGGttctggggaggggagaggacaAACACACTGCTGGTAGGACTCAGTGGTCCTTGAGAATGAGATTTGAGTGGGCAGGACTGTGATCCTTGCCCCCCTGTGAAGCAGAGGTGACACAgttgtgctctgctgcaggcctGTGGCACCCTCCTCCACTGCAGCTTTGCCAGGGACAGTGCTGGCAGCAACCTGCAGCTGGGCCTGGCTCACACTGTCACTTTGCCTCACCCTGGGCATGGTGTCACTGTGTCATGTCCTTCAACTCTGCCCTTCCCTTCACTCAGTTTGGCTCCAGGGTGCTGAGTTATGTCTGGCATAAGTCACTTGTGTGAGACTGGCCcgtgctgctgccccagctggctAGCAGCaccaagggcagggagagggctggagctgggccccGGGGCTGTCCCACACTGTCCCCGTGGccgtgtccctgctgctggcacaggcaggagcacgGCAGGTGGCAGTGTTGGTGCacgctggagctgccctgggcaggcagagggcagggcttGGCACGGGAGAAGAACCCTGCTGCTGTTCATAATGCcccttctgtttctctctctctccagctgggTGAGTGAGCTCTCCAGGCCTGTGTAGAGCACATGAATCACAGAAGACTTTCCTTGATGGACGAAGATTATTTATCTTTAACTTTTGATATACAGCTGTGAAAGGGATGGCAGAGTTTCATAGATAGGCTTTTGTAGACTAGCACAGCAGTAATAGTAGTGtgagctgcctgccagctctgccagtaCCTGTAGGGAGTAGTGCTTGCCTCTCTCCtttcacagtattttaaatttagcagcagcagcttttatGCAGAGCCTGCCTTGTGCCTCCACAGGCCCAGTGGGCACAGGGCCTGTCCTCTGTGTTTTTTCTAAGCAGCTGTAGTTTAGTTACTcgcttcccagccctgctgcagctgagccatgcTTGATGTGTTTCCCAGGAAGGCCTCAGGCTATAGAATGGGTGGTTCATCAGTGGGCGTGGGTGGGAATCATGTTTATCTTGATGAGAAGCTGGAAGCCAGAGGGAAAGAGCCCTGAGGGATGGGGGAGAGGGGGGGGGGTGTACCCAGAGAAGGGTGACACTAGGATACTTCAGTATCAATCACCATCCACCTGTttgcttgaaaaataaaactgacagaaaaaaaatgtaaagaaaaggGTGGGGTAGTCAAAGGGAAAGTTTTTTGAGAATGCAACCTGCATATGCCTAAGAAAAAGTAGTATATTTTGTAATCACCTCTCAGGCTGAACAAACTTGGACTCAGGTTGTTTGAAACATAATTAGACAAGGTGGCAAATGTGTCACCTGTGATCCAGCTGCCTCAGGACTTTTCCAAGTATGTAAAtattttgtagggttttttaaCTTAAATAAAATGTTCATTTCTGATGGCtaccacagctctgcagacttTCAGTCTCCACCTGAAAATTTTTTGTGCAAGTACTCATGGCATTCTTCTAATTCACCATGGCTTCTgatgcagctgccagcagtAGAGACACTctggtcctgtccctgtgccttgCATAAGCAAGTTTCCTGTAAGTGAAACCACCTCTTCTTCTGGTGCCTGCACTAAAACAGGGGGAGAGTGGAAGCACAGAAGCAGTCTACACGTTGTTTTTGAAAACTGTACCATTTATTAAAGTGCAACCTGGGGGCATGGTCTTACAGCAGTGTCCCATTAGCAGAGGGAATAATGTTCATACCCCTTCACTTGAACTGAATATTGAACAGTGAAGCTGGAAAGAACTTTCTTGTCAAGGTGGAAACACTTTTATTAACCAAATGGCACAAGAAGCTTTAGACAGTTTTCCCCAAAAGGGCTGCACTTGCACATTGGAAGGAACAGTATGTTGAGTTCCTGGGATAATGGGTGACCTGAGGACCAGTCAGGGTCTCTTCCCCCAGGCAGGCCTCTTGAGAACAGAATCCAAAATCCCTGCAAGTCTGTCACTATTTGCTTACACCCAGCAGAAGCCTAGAAGAAGAAATCTCCTAACCTGCAGCTTCAGAGTCAGTCCCATTAGTCTTTACTACTTAACAAATCAAGTGGCATTCTTTTGGTCTGAGTGGGTTTTTAGGTTTACAGTTGAATAAAAGCTTATCCTGCAAGttaaaactgaggaaaaagccCCTAAAGGTATAGCAGTAAGATGCATCCTCTGCAGTTTGTTGTGTCCACATCGATagtgtcccttccctgccctgcagataCTGCAGGGAGATCAAAAGCAGCTTCCACTGGAAGCCAACAGGAGTTCCCCCACTTCTACAGCATCACCACAGACCTCTAGCTTGGAGGAAGCAAGTCAGCCTACCCAAGAGACTGAAAGTCAGTCAGCtctaagtagaaaaaaaaagtgataaagTTATTTAACTTAAGGAGGTGGAGCTGAGTGATGTGTTGTGGTTCCTCTGGACTTAACACTACTGACCCTTCTGAGCTGATGTCATTCCCCAGCCAAGTCCTGGTCAGGTACCTTCACTGTACCAGACACAAACTGAATTCTGTTGCCGAGACCTggccctgcagtccctgctccttCTGGGCTTAAGAGATTGCTCTACCTGAGTCAAGTAGTGCTAGGTTAAATTTTATAAACACCCccccttccattttttttttgttatggcAAGAGCTTGCACTCTTAAGCATAGGTACGTACATTAAGTCAAAGTAATACTGTTCTTGCAACCTTCCTCGTGCTGAAATTAAGCAGTCCAAGCCACAGCTTTTGCCCTCATTAGGTAGAACAGATATTGTGCCTCACTCCTCCATGTTTCACAGAATCACCTaggtttggaaaagacctttgaaaTAAAGAGTCCAGTTCATGACTGAACACCACCTTGTCActcagaccatggcactgagtgccacatccagtctttactgaaacacctccagggaccaTGACTCcaccagctgcctgcagcctaTTCCAAAGTCCAATCACCCTttttgtgaagaattttttcccagtgcccaaactaaacctcccctggcacagcttaaggCTGTGTCATCCTGTCCTGTTGCTGTTGCCTCAGAGAAGAGCCTGACCCCCCTGGCTACTCCCTCCTTTCAGGTACT from Haemorhous mexicanus isolate bHaeMex1 chromosome 5, bHaeMex1.pri, whole genome shotgun sequence encodes:
- the BID gene encoding BH3-interacting domain death agonist, whose product is MEQINGPLQMEHALLFTFLEASSDCKFKDQLHSLQSQQIMLYQGTDDDELQTDGNRSGHFRNGDLGLAPTNEEVIRIIAAQLAEIGDQFDKEIQERVVNGLVQHFLNENLSNEEISRHMSRVVRELIQAIPSDMEQEKAMLVLAMVLTKKIVNTVPSLLRRVFDTTVNYMNRQFHNYIVEMLGE